The Haliotis asinina isolate JCU_RB_2024 chromosome 3, JCU_Hal_asi_v2, whole genome shotgun sequence genome segment GGATGCAAATGACACATATCACAAGGTCAAACGTTGCAAGTGCCAATATGTAGCATCGGAGTGCACTTTGCTTAAATTTCGAAAGATAAACGTAGCACACTAAAGAGTTTCCTGCGAAGCCAGCCAGCATCAGAATGGAAAGAAACAGGATGACAGGCCATGCCTTCAGTGTGTACTCGTTGTCAAGGTGACGAAGATAAAGGTCCCGGTCGTGTTGAAGGTGACTTGAGTTCATGTTGACATATTGCGCTGAACATCAATGCTGAATAAGAGAAATAGTAAACATTCGATATAATTACCACAGTATATTATATGATTTCAATTGATACGTAAAACAGACTACACAGATTTAGCGAGTTTCCTTGAGTAAATGTCTAACCCAGACACAGAAAATGGGGCTatgtgggcgagctggctaaagcgcaaggctagtgatccagcgaggttgaggtgtcgggatcgagcccacctatGGTGTGAAAAACCTTGGTGTCAACTTATTCTgtagactctttccgtgtttgaatacgtgcatacatcTAGTTGCGgatacagcaatgtgcagtaaacttggacaaagtgctgcgaactgggtacctcgttaggatgggGAGAGGGCCACAATAAAcacggtgcgcctagtggcagcaagtgTTGTGTAATCCcaagggagctgagattgataatactaTGTGACGTTAAGACTGACATCACATGATCGAAGGAAACAAATACAAGCGCCTTGAGGAAGCGCTACTTGATAGGATATGTGCGCTAGATAAATAGATGCATGTAATGGTCGTTTATATCATCTAAATAACAAAACACGTATCATTTATGATTAAGACAAATACTTTAGCAGAGAAATAAACAGTCTTTGTTTGAAACAATGCAGAGGTTAtttggaagaggtagaaggcgttcttgcatatgttgttttaaagtttcggacctgtcaatttgtttgtatgatttccctaaaatctgagtcgcagtgcgagcaaaccttcgtaGTTGCCATCGCTACCTTTGCTGACACTGGTAAGCTCGGTTacaacggcggcctagctgattggctactgtgagaaggcggagccagcaaaggaaggtaataaatttatcgggcagagccgtagatgcgtccagggtatagtggagctTCCGCTTCGGCTCCTGTCTGTCAGGATGCTGCCATTGGTAAGATACTGTATGGAAGGCATCTACCCATGTCTCGTCTAGATACACCGGCTCGTAACCATCAGCACGTTCTTTTCTAATTGTTCTCAAGTAATTTATTCTTGATTTTACGATGTCATGCCGTTCACATATGGCATGTTTTATCCCCTGAAcacttttatatttgtaaccacATTTCAGCAACAATTTGCAAATAGTATAACGAGAGACATCATGCTGGTGGTCTTGAGCAAGGATTTGTTTCAATCGCCGAACCGACACATGCTCATTCTGACGTGTTAGTTTTGTAATTGTGTCCCTGATAAGTCTTTGATCAAAACTATCCAGTTTTACTTTCCAACCAACTTTTGAGATGGTCCCTGGAATGTCCGTAGACGAGGCATGGATAATTCCACTCAACACGCCCTATGAAAGATCCAAAGCATGTTGAGTtcgtttgaaatatttttcaggaGCTACAAATGGACGGCCCCTTTCACTTTctcgtttgaaataattatagaTTTTTCTAATGATGTCTTATGCGTCAGCCGACAAATTGGATGTGGACATTTCTctatgtgtaaatgtgtgtacaCTTCGTGCAATGCACGTGCTTAAAGTCACGTGACATGATCTGCCGAGCACAATTTAAGGATCTGACATTTGGCCTGCTTATTTGCATGACCGGGTCGCTGTTCCGGTAAGTAGCTCAACACCCTGAGAGGTGTTGCTGTGACTTAaaataatgacagctcttatagacaactttcttattatcgagtgataaattaagacaattaaaatcctcaaagGTAGAAGAATTTCCTGATAGCCTGGTTACTTTTGTCTTGTGTCAAGCGAAGCATAGACTGAGTTTCATAAATCCTTGTGCTCTTAAAGAGCCTTGGTGCAGGTAATGCACGCACACAACGTGTTCCATGAATGCTGTTATGGTTAACGTAAACTGTCAAACGTTTAGTTCAAGGCATCAAATTTCCTATGAGAGGAATGCTTGGTGAATTGAACTCGAAATGGACCAGAATAACCGCCCTTTATTGCTACATTTTCTGCATCGAAGGAAAAAACATCTTAAGTAGAACTTCAGTAAGTTGCGGAACAACAGATTCCAAATGCACTTTAATGGCTTTCAGTGAACAAATGACTAAGAAACGTGTCAGTGTTTCACTCGCTTACTGTGTTGCAATAGAAAACGCGCCATATTTCACAAACAGACATGAAACatattataataattattacaaaaatacacattAAAGTCAATGCCTTGAAGGATGGGGCCATTAGAAATGGTGTTTTCTGTCAATAATTTTTGCGACACCTACCGTACTCTGAGCAGCTTGCAGGAACAAGAATACAACAATCCAGATCTTATGAATTATGCAGAACGGTATATGCGTGGCTGAAACATGGATTCCTGTAGTAGGATCAGACCTCAAACACCCGGATGTAGCTTAATAGTCTTGTGACTTATATCCTTCCTGCGTGGCTTAGGATATTGTGGAGTCGTGGTTGTTTTGAGGGAGCttacgaggggatatcaaaacgttttgagccttgcatatttATACTTAACAAAGAGTAATGGACAGGGCACCTTGCGTATATTAGTGTCCTAGCTACATATTCCCGGTAGCATCACATAGCTGGATGCATTTCTTCAATGGCAGTGCCTTGTAGAAGAGATATACCCCTTagtgaatgtgaaaaatggaCAAGGTTGAATATAGAGCAGTAATAAAGTTTCTTGTCCTGGAGGGCAACACGGCCAAGCAGGTTGAAGAGCGACTCACTGTTGTTTACAAGGAGTCTTCCCCTTCTGCTGCAACCATCAAACGTTGGGTTAAAGAGTTTCAGCGAGGAAGAGAGAGCTTAgatgatgacccccgtccagggcGACTCTCAACCAGTAGCACCCAAGCAAACATTGACAAAGTACATCAACTAGTGATGGGAAATCGTCGTATCACCCTGCACGAGTTAGAAGATGCAACCGGGCTCTTATATGAATCCATTCACAGCATACTCCATGACATGtccacatgtccaaggtgtgtgcAAGATGGGTCCCAAGAATGCTTTCTCGGGTCAACATCAGTGGCGCGATGCTGGCTCGTTACCATGCCaacccagaagattttcactttagaattgtaacctgtgatgaaaccagGCTTCATCATTATGACCCTAAGAGCAAGCAGGAGTCagtggaatggaaacatgtcacctcTCCAAGGACAAAGATGTTCAAATTGACCAGGTCCCCAAAGAAGGTTATGGCAACTATTTTTGGGGACAGTAAAGGTGTTATCTACATCGACTACTTGCCTCATAGTACGATAATGACTGGAGAGTACTATGCTAACCTTCTGAAGAAGGTACGCCAGTCCATTAAAGAGAAAAGGCGAGGAAAGATCCGGCGAGGGATTCTTCTTCACCAGGACAATGCGCCAGTCCACACAAGTCGAGCTCCAATGGAAACTGCGCGCGAGTGCGGGTACGAAATTTTCCCTCACCCTCCCTAATCACCAGACCTAGCCACTAGCGACTTTCACCTCTTTCCTCGACTGAATATACACATACGGGGCCAGAaatttcaggatgatgatgaactttTCGCTGATGTGGAGGGTTTTTAGGGGACCAAGATGTGGAGTTCTTCAGATAAGGAATCAGCAATTGGGAAACCAGATGGGAGAAGTGTGTGaagttggaaggggactatgttgaaaattaaagcaGTATGAATTCCAAAATCTTGCTTTTTCAGGGCTCAAAACTTTTTGATATCTTTATATgctctggggctcc includes the following:
- the LOC137278828 gene encoding histone-lysine N-methyltransferase SETMAR-like, which produces MLSRVNISGAMLARYHANPEDFHFRIVTCDETRLHHYDPKSKQESVEWKHVTSPRTKMFKLTRSPKKVMATIFGDSKGVIYIDYLPHSTIMTGEYYANLLKKVRQSIKEKRRGKIRRGILLHQDNAPVHTSRAPMETARECGYEIFPHPP